From Arcticibacter tournemirensis, one genomic window encodes:
- a CDS encoding AraC family transcriptional regulator — MKPLFHKVPVKLQNSFSIRHDVASNFGTVWHYHPELEIQYVIKGEGVRFIGDNISNFSSGELILLGENLPHTWRCNETYFQPNSQLEVEAIVIHFLPDCLGKDLLNLPEAYLIPKLFEKAKQGMVIQGKTREKLSKLLFSAINATNLDRIIVLLSILKTLAETNEYSTITTSQHTFTQSSESDNIRLNKVYNYTLSHYKKEISLEEISSLSNLSVTSFCRYFKLMTKKTYYDFLIEIRISHACRALIEDKLPTEVICFECGFNNVSNFYRHFKKVTGITPLDYKRTYLNKL, encoded by the coding sequence ATGAAGCCTTTATTTCATAAAGTCCCGGTTAAACTTCAAAATTCATTTAGCATAAGGCATGATGTGGCCTCTAATTTTGGAACGGTCTGGCATTATCACCCCGAACTTGAAATACAGTATGTGATTAAGGGAGAGGGGGTCCGCTTTATCGGCGATAACATCAGTAATTTCTCATCCGGAGAGCTTATCCTGCTCGGCGAGAATCTGCCACACACATGGAGATGTAATGAGACTTACTTCCAGCCTAATTCTCAACTCGAAGTTGAAGCCATAGTCATACACTTCCTTCCCGACTGCCTCGGCAAGGACCTGCTTAATCTCCCTGAAGCATATCTTATCCCGAAGCTCTTCGAAAAAGCAAAACAAGGGATGGTTATTCAGGGTAAAACACGTGAAAAGTTGAGCAAGCTTCTTTTTTCAGCCATTAATGCCACTAATCTCGACAGGATTATCGTTCTTCTTTCTATTTTGAAAACGCTCGCAGAGACGAATGAATATTCCACTATCACTACCAGTCAGCATACTTTTACCCAATCGTCAGAATCTGATAATATCCGCCTGAATAAAGTTTATAACTACACGTTGTCGCACTATAAAAAAGAGATCAGTTTAGAGGAGATCTCTTCTTTAAGCAATCTTAGTGTTACCTCATTCTGCCGGTACTTTAAGCTGATGACGAAAAAAACGTATTACGACTTCTTAATCGAGATTCGGATTAGCCACGCCTGCAGAGCGCTTATTGAGGATAAATTGCCCACAGAGGTGATTTGTTTTGAATGCGGCTTCAACAATGTTTCAAACTTCTACCGGCACTTTAAAAAAGTGACCGGAATAACGCCGCTCGATTATAAAAGAACGTATTTGAATAAGCTGTAG